TTGGACAGACCTGGGGCAGCGCCTCTGGCGACTCCCCCGGCGATCTGGCCTTCACCGAGGACGGCATTCCGGTTCACCTGGGAACGATCACCCTGGGAGCCTACACCGGTTTCTATCAGGCAGAGATTGTCAACGATCCCGCCGGCTGCCTGGACAACCAGGTGATGAACCTCAACAACATCGCGAATGTCTACGACATCGCTTCAGCGGTGACGGCTACCGACAGCGTCACCTTCCTGTTCACCGACTTCGGTGGCGAAGAGAATCTGGCCGTGAACGGCTATCCCCGCTACGAGGGCGACATCACGGGTGCTCCCTCCAACATTGCCCCGGGCGTGACCTGCACGGTCTACTACACCGACTTTGGCAACTACAGGTGTGGGAAAGTTCTTCTCGTCGGCGATGTCGAGAGCCTTCTCATCGCAGGACAGGAGTTCTGTGTTGATGACATCTGTGTCTATGAAAGCACGGAAGTTCCTCCCATCGAATGCGACCACGAGGTTCTTTTCGAAGATGAGGTCCTTGGTTCCGCCTGGGGTGGCGGTTTCGGAAACGTGCCCGGAGACACCATCATTACGGAAGACGAGATTTCTGTGACCGTCGACAACTTCTGGGATGGTTATAACTGGGTCTTCCTGAATTGCTTCATCGACAGTGCCATCCCCGGCTACGGTGTATGCGACGGGCAAGCACTGTTCATCAGCAATGTACTGGCGGGCTTTGAAGTCCCTGACCTTGAGGGTGGCCCCGAGGTGGCAAGTGTCAGCTTCGAGTTTGTCGACTGGGACGGCATCGAGAACCTGCAGGTCAATGGCGAAGCTCCCTATTTCGGGGAACTGACGAGCGCCCCGGTGGACATCGCCACAGGCGTGACCTGCAGCGTGGACTGGTGGCCGATTGCCAGTGGCACGGCGGCGGGAATCGTGACACTCACGGGAGACGTTCGCAGCTTTGCCATCGGTGGTCAGCAGTTCTACATGGACAATGTCTGCGTCACTTATGCAACAGGAACCGGAATTGCGACCAGCCCCCTGGGCGTTGCCCCGATCCTGAACCATAACTACCCGAATCCCTTCAACCCGAAAACGACCTTGAGCTTCTCCCTGGCGGAACAGGGCGAGGTCCGGCTGAGCATCCACGATGTGCTGGGTCGCGAGGTCACCGTTCTGGTCAATGGCAGTCTGAATGCCGGAAACCACGAGAAGGTCTGGGATGGACGGGATCATCGCGGAAGAGCCGTAAGCTCGGGCATCTACTTTGCCAGGATCGAAGGCGGGGGAGAAGTGCAGTCCCGCAAACTGGTGCTGAGCAAGTAGAACCACTCCTCAGCGGAGCGGAACGGGGTCGCGACCATATATGGTTGCGGCCCCTTTTTGAAATTCCGCAGAGGTCTTGAAACCCGACATTTTCCAATCTAGCCATTCGCTCCAGGCCATGTTGATCCCAGTCCGTGATCGTCACCGAGGCGTTGACCGACATGCCGGCGTGGCCGGTAGAATACGCAGAAGGCAC
The sequence above is drawn from the Candidatus Krumholzibacteriia bacterium genome and encodes:
- a CDS encoding T9SS type A sorting domain-containing protein, producing the protein IVNDPAGCLDNQVMNLNNIANVYDIASAVAGTDSVTFLYTDFGGEENLAVNGYPRYEGDITGAPSNIAPGVTCTVYYTDFGNYRCGKVLLVGDVESLLIAGQEFYVDDICVYEGHGTPPADECDLLSDNESLVLGQEWGNANGNSPGDWIFTEDGIPVSISEISIGSWTGFDVFRVMMDPVGCLDNQVAWVSNLTATYDIASAVAGTDSVTFDYIDWGGSENLQVNGGTLHEVPWLADLDGLTVAPGVYCSVSQDANGCGTLVLVGDVQKLRIGGQEFFLDDVCVYEGEPVVPDECDRLVDHESLTIGQTWGSASGDSPGDLAFTEDGIPVHLGTITLGAYTGFYQAEIVNDPAGCLDNQVMNLNNIANVYDIASAVTATDSVTFLFTDFGGEENLAVNGYPRYEGDITGAPSNIAPGVTCTVYYTDFGNYRCGKVLLVGDVESLLIAGQEFCVDDICVYESTEVPPIECDHEVLFEDEVLGSAWGGGFGNVPGDTIITEDEISVTVDNFWDGYNWVFLNCFIDSAIPGYGVCDGQALFISNVLAGFEVPDLEGGPEVASVSFEFVDWDGIENLQVNGEAPYFGELTSAPVDIATGVTCSVDWWPIASGTAAGIVTLTGDVRSFAIGGQQFYMDNVCVTYATGTGIATSPLGVAPILNHNYPNPFNPKTTLSFSLAEQGEVRLSIHDVLGREVTVLVNGSLNAGNHEKVWDGRDHRGRAVSSGIYFARIEGGGEVQSRKLVLSK